CTTGTGCCATGGGAATTGAGCAGTGAGCTCGATAAGCTCACACCATCCCACTTTGTGGTTCCCACAGGGTCACGTATTGCGATTGAGTATGGTGGAGACCAAGGGCCTATGCTCTCGGTTCGTGTGCAGGAACTGTTCGGTTTGGCTGAGCACCCTAGTATCTGCGGCGGAAGGATTCAGTTGGTTTTGCAACTGCTTTCTCCTGCACAACGACCCATTCAGATCACAAAGGATTTACCGGGGTTCTGGAAAGGATCATGGGCAGACGTCAAGGCCGATATGAAAGGCCAGTATCCCAGACATCCATGGCCGGATAATCCGTTGGAGGCGCAAGCTACGCGGCGTGTGAAGCCACGGAAATAGGTTGCACGCATTTTCTCAGCGTCACGCATAAAAAAAGCCGAGGAGCTTAATTGCTCCCCGGCCTCTCAAAATTCAATTCCGAAAAGCTTATTCGCTTTCGTTCGCTGGGGTTGCCTGAAGCAAACCATAGCGCTCGACGCCAATTTTTTCCAAAAGTTCCAGTTGGGTTTCGAGGAAGTCAATGTGACCTTCTTCGTCTGCCATCAGATCTTCGAAAAGCTTCATGGTGACGTAATCACCTTCGTCGCGGCATACTTCACGCGCTTCTTTGTAGAGAGCACGCGCGGAGTATTCGCCAGCCAGATCACACTCAAGGCATTCCTTGAGGTCCTGCCCGATGCGAAGTGGATCCAGTGTCTGAAGGTTTGGGTGACCTTCCAGGAAAATGATACGCTCGATGAGTTTATCGGCGTGCTGCATTTCCTCAATGGATTCTTCACGTTCTTTTTTTGCAAGCTTGGTAAAGCCCCAATCTTCAAGAAGACGGAAGTGCAACCAATATTGGCTGACTGCAGTCAACTCGTGGCGTAGCGCCTTATTGAGATATTCCAGTACCTTTGGTTCGCCCTTCATGTCACCTACTCCTTGGCAATCAGTGGTCTAGAAGTTTTTAGAATAATTCCAAGTTACTGTCCAGAGTCATCTTTAACTTGTCCAGCCTCAGCATATACAACTTCGATGATGCTTTTAAAGCAACCACCACATTTTGGCCTATAGCCCAGATGACGAAAGACAGCCCCCGGAGTGGGAACCCCCCCTTCAGGATTGTCGCAAAGCTCACGGGCAGCTTGTTTTATTT
The window above is part of the Pseudovibrio sp. Tun.PSC04-5.I4 genome. Proteins encoded here:
- the bfr gene encoding bacterioferritin — translated: MKGEPKVLEYLNKALRHELTAVSQYWLHFRLLEDWGFTKLAKKEREESIEEMQHADKLIERIIFLEGHPNLQTLDPLRIGQDLKECLECDLAGEYSARALYKEAREVCRDEGDYVTMKLFEDLMADEEGHIDFLETQLELLEKIGVERYGLLQATPANESE